One Bosea sp. 685 DNA segment encodes these proteins:
- a CDS encoding chemotaxis protein CheB, with protein MSDRPPTIVVIGASAGGIEALRAIVGGLPSDFPAAVFVVVHLGAHKSELPWLLSQIGPLPVVHPQDGDDVQGGMIFVAPPDHHMIVRHGRIRLTKGPRENWARPAIDPLFRSAAESYGAGVVGVILSGGLNDGCAGLYQIKDSGGVTLVQDPADAINPSMPRSAIANVTIDHCLPAAEMPRLLVELVAAMDTTNVATPHLPVGSRQEEVMTAYTSDQPIAVTCPDCGGALRRQHLGPFTQFRCHIGHVYTAEIMLAAQFLASEQSLGAAMRTLRERGELCRQMVSRTELENTPAASAWERAMQEAFDQADTVRQLLEREWTLPDGIGVVESSGAPAAG; from the coding sequence ATGAGTGACCGGCCGCCCACCATCGTCGTCATCGGCGCCTCGGCCGGGGGCATCGAGGCCCTGCGCGCTATCGTCGGCGGTCTGCCAAGCGATTTTCCGGCCGCGGTTTTCGTGGTCGTGCATCTGGGCGCGCACAAGAGCGAGCTCCCCTGGCTCCTGAGTCAGATTGGGCCTTTGCCTGTGGTTCATCCCCAAGATGGCGATGACGTTCAAGGTGGCATGATCTTCGTTGCGCCTCCCGATCATCACATGATCGTAAGGCACGGACGGATACGGCTGACGAAGGGCCCGCGCGAAAATTGGGCGCGTCCGGCCATCGACCCGTTGTTTCGCAGCGCGGCGGAGAGCTACGGCGCCGGCGTCGTCGGCGTCATCCTGAGCGGCGGCCTGAACGATGGTTGCGCCGGCCTCTATCAGATCAAGGACAGCGGCGGCGTCACGCTCGTGCAGGACCCCGCCGACGCCATCAACCCCAGCATGCCACGCAGCGCTATCGCCAATGTCACGATCGACCATTGTCTGCCTGCGGCAGAGATGCCGCGCCTGCTCGTCGAGCTCGTCGCAGCGATGGACACCACGAACGTCGCGACGCCGCATCTCCCCGTTGGGTCGAGACAGGAGGAGGTGATGACGGCCTATACCAGCGACCAACCCATCGCGGTGACTTGCCCGGATTGCGGCGGCGCCCTGCGTCGTCAGCACCTGGGTCCGTTCACCCAGTTCCGCTGCCATATCGGCCATGTCTACACAGCCGAAATCATGCTGGCGGCGCAGTTCCTCGCCTCGGAGCAATCGCTCGGCGCGGCGATGCGGACGTTGCGGGAGCGCGGCGAACTCTGTCGTCAGATGGTAAGCAGGACGGAACTTGAGAATACTCCGGCCGCATCGGCCTGGGAGCGCGCGATGCAGGAAGCCTTCGATCAGGCGGATACGGTGCGGCAGCTGCTGGAACGCGAGTGGACGCTCCCCGACGGGATTGGCGTCGTCGAAAGCTCTGGCGCCCCTGCGGCAGGGTGA
- a CDS encoding LysE family translocator, with product MPDFSQLALYLAAAFLLAITPGPGIFYVAARTLAGGRAEGIASSLGTGLGGMVHVLAGSLGVSALVLASAELFTVLKLVGAVYLVWLGLRTFQAARRDAANVLAGGIVEPPIGPRRAFREGVLVEALNPKTAAFFLAFIPQFVDMTGSVALQFMVLGFISVVLNTLADVVVAFAASGIRDGAAARPELIKRLREASGGAMIALGIGLALAKRPAS from the coding sequence CTGGCGATCACGCCCGGTCCCGGCATCTTCTACGTCGCGGCTCGCACGCTCGCAGGCGGTCGCGCTGAAGGCATCGCGTCCAGCCTCGGCACCGGCCTGGGTGGAATGGTCCATGTCCTCGCCGGCAGCCTGGGCGTCTCCGCGCTCGTGCTGGCGAGCGCCGAACTCTTCACAGTGCTCAAGCTTGTAGGAGCGGTTTATCTCGTCTGGCTCGGCTTGCGCACCTTCCAGGCCGCCCGGCGCGACGCGGCGAATGTCCTGGCCGGCGGCATTGTCGAGCCTCCGATCGGCCCCCGCCGGGCTTTTCGCGAGGGCGTGCTCGTCGAGGCGCTGAACCCGAAGACGGCGGCGTTCTTCCTGGCCTTCATTCCGCAGTTCGTGGACATGACGGGCAGCGTGGCGTTGCAGTTCATGGTGCTGGGCTTCATCTCCGTCGTGCTCAACACCCTGGCCGACGTCGTGGTGGCCTTTGCGGCCAGCGGTATCCGGGACGGCGCGGCGGCACGGCCCGAGCTCATCAAGCGCCTGCGGGAAGCCTCGGGCGGCGCGATGATTGCGCTGGGCATCGGCCTTGCCCTCGCCAAGCGGCCCGCCAGCTGA
- a CDS encoding carboxyl transferase domain-containing protein — MPVIESKVDLDSAETRANAENWAALCSELHERRMTAALGGNAKSRERHTARGKLLPRERVLRLLDPGSAFLEIGALAAFDMYDKEIHGAGMIAGIGRVSGRECMIVCNDATIKGGTYYPMTVKKHLRAQEIARENRLPCIYLVDSGGANLPHQTEVFPDREHFGRIFYNQANLSAEGIPQVAVVMGSCTAGGAYVPAMSDETIIVKNQGTIFLGGPPLVKAATGEVVSAEDLGGADVHARLSGVADHYAGDDTHALAIARRIASNLNSVKRPDIDIAESVEPLYPVEELEAVVPTDLKKQYDIREVIARLVDGSEFDEFKKLYGTTLITGFARIHGIPVGIIANNGILFSESALKGAHFIELCCQRRIPLLFLQNITGFMVGRDFETRGIAKDGAKLVTAVASARVPKITVLVGGSFGAGNYGMCGRAYSPRFLFTWPNSRISVMGGEQAASVLATVRRDNIEAEGKSWTADEEEAFKAPIRSKYEEEGSPYHATARLWDDGIILPSETRRVLALAFSACLNAEVPETKFGVFRM; from the coding sequence GTGCCGGTCATCGAGAGCAAGGTCGATCTGGATTCGGCCGAGACGCGCGCCAATGCCGAGAACTGGGCCGCCCTGTGCAGCGAATTGCACGAGCGCCGCATGACGGCAGCACTCGGCGGCAACGCCAAATCGCGCGAGCGCCATACGGCGCGGGGAAAACTCCTGCCGCGTGAGCGTGTGCTGCGCCTGCTCGATCCCGGTTCCGCCTTCCTCGAGATCGGGGCGCTCGCCGCCTTCGATATGTACGACAAGGAGATCCATGGCGCCGGCATGATCGCCGGCATCGGGCGCGTTTCCGGCCGCGAATGCATGATCGTCTGCAACGACGCGACGATCAAAGGCGGCACCTATTATCCGATGACGGTGAAGAAGCATCTGCGCGCCCAGGAGATCGCGCGCGAGAACCGGCTTCCTTGCATCTATCTGGTCGATTCCGGCGGCGCCAACCTGCCGCACCAGACCGAGGTCTTTCCTGACCGCGAGCATTTCGGCCGGATCTTCTACAATCAGGCCAATCTCTCGGCCGAAGGCATTCCACAGGTCGCGGTGGTGATGGGCTCCTGCACCGCCGGCGGCGCCTATGTGCCGGCGATGTCGGACGAGACGATCATCGTCAAGAACCAGGGCACGATCTTCCTCGGCGGCCCGCCTTTGGTGAAAGCCGCGACCGGTGAGGTCGTCTCGGCGGAGGATCTCGGCGGCGCCGATGTCCATGCCCGCCTCTCCGGCGTCGCCGACCATTATGCCGGCGACGACACCCATGCGCTCGCCATCGCGCGCCGCATCGCCAGCAACCTCAACAGCGTCAAGCGGCCCGATATCGATATCGCCGAGTCGGTCGAACCGCTCTATCCGGTCGAGGAGCTGGAAGCCGTCGTCCCGACCGATCTCAAGAAGCAATACGACATCCGCGAGGTCATCGCCCGGCTCGTCGATGGCTCGGAATTTGACGAGTTCAAGAAGCTCTACGGCACGACGCTGATCACCGGCTTTGCCCGCATCCACGGCATCCCGGTCGGCATCATCGCCAATAACGGCATCCTGTTCTCCGAGAGCGCGTTGAAGGGCGCGCATTTCATCGAGCTTTGCTGCCAGCGCCGGATTCCGCTGCTCTTCCTGCAAAACATCACCGGCTTCATGGTCGGCCGCGATTTCGAGACGCGCGGCATCGCCAAGGACGGGGCCAAGCTCGTGACGGCGGTGGCCTCGGCTCGCGTGCCGAAAATCACCGTGCTGGTCGGCGGCTCCTTCGGGGCCGGCAATTACGGCATGTGCGGGCGCGCTTATTCGCCGCGCTTCCTCTTCACCTGGCCGAATTCGCGCATCTCGGTGATGGGCGGCGAGCAGGCGGCGAGCGTGCTCGCGACCGTGCGCCGCGACAATATCGAGGCCGAGGGCAAGAGCTGGACGGCGGACGAGGAAGAGGCCTTCAAGGCGCCGATCCGCTCGAAATATGAGGAGGAGGGCTCGCCCTATCACGCCACCGCCCGGCTCTGGGACGACGGCATCATCCTGCCCTCCGAGACGCGGCGCGTGCTGGCGCTGGCTTTCTCGGCCTGCCTCAACGCCGAAGTGCCGGAGACGAAGTTCGGCGTGTTCAGGATGTGA
- a CDS encoding LpxA family transferase, protein MPLIVDQIGRFSSSPLGQFRDLKPWELTAGSPQFIERLLGQLGDDYSVTAGIALHASAIVDPAAAIKGPAIIGPGCFVGAGALLRGGCWLEADCILGPGTELKSSFVFAGSRLAHFNFVGDSLLGSDVNLEAGAVIANHRNEWPDSAISFLYKEGRIDTGVGKFGAVVGDRVKIGANAVIAPGAILTPGTIVGRLSLVDQAPVDIV, encoded by the coding sequence ATGCCGCTCATCGTCGACCAGATTGGCCGGTTCAGCTCGTCTCCACTTGGGCAATTCCGTGACCTCAAGCCGTGGGAGCTGACGGCTGGCTCGCCCCAGTTTATCGAGCGACTGCTGGGTCAGCTCGGCGATGATTATTCGGTGACGGCCGGCATCGCCCTTCACGCCTCTGCGATCGTCGACCCGGCAGCGGCGATCAAAGGACCCGCTATTATCGGACCGGGCTGCTTCGTGGGAGCGGGAGCCTTGCTGCGTGGTGGCTGCTGGCTCGAAGCGGATTGCATCCTCGGGCCGGGTACCGAGCTGAAATCGTCCTTTGTGTTCGCAGGCTCAAGGCTCGCCCATTTCAACTTTGTCGGCGACAGCCTGCTGGGGAGCGATGTGAATCTGGAAGCAGGCGCCGTCATCGCAAATCACCGAAACGAGTGGCCCGATAGCGCGATATCGTTCCTGTATAAGGAAGGGCGGATCGATACGGGCGTCGGCAAATTCGGTGCTGTGGTCGGCGACAGAGTGAAAATCGGAGCCAATGCCGTGATCGCACCAGGCGCAATTCTCACACCTGGAACGATCGTGGGGCGCTTGTCGCTGGTCGACCAAGCGCCGGTCGATATCGTCTAG
- a CDS encoding SDR family oxidoreductase, producing the protein MSGHNKVAIITGAGSGVGRAVALAFLKDGYRTVLAGRRADALAETIKLSGVSAEQALAVPTDVTDQASVQNLFAQTKAAFGRLDVLFNNAGVNAPGGILLEDLSLEQWQAVVDTNLTGPFLCTQEAFKLMKAQEPKGGRIINNGSISAYAPRPNSIAYTATKHAITGLTKTSSLDGRKYDIAVGQVDIGNALTEMAQRMTQGVPQADGSIKIEQVMDVNHVATSVLHMASLPIEANVQFMTVMASKMPFVGRG; encoded by the coding sequence ATGTCTGGGCATAACAAGGTCGCCATCATCACCGGAGCGGGTTCGGGCGTCGGTCGCGCGGTCGCGCTGGCCTTCCTGAAGGACGGCTATCGCACGGTCCTGGCCGGGCGCAGGGCGGACGCACTGGCGGAGACGATCAAGCTCTCGGGCGTGTCCGCCGAGCAGGCGCTTGCCGTGCCCACCGACGTCACCGACCAGGCTTCGGTGCAGAACCTGTTCGCCCAGACCAAGGCGGCTTTCGGGCGGCTCGACGTGCTGTTCAACAATGCCGGCGTCAATGCGCCCGGCGGCATCCTGCTGGAAGACCTCTCGCTCGAGCAGTGGCAGGCGGTGGTCGACACCAACCTGACCGGGCCGTTCCTGTGCACGCAGGAGGCCTTCAAGCTGATGAAGGCACAGGAGCCCAAGGGCGGGCGCATCATCAACAATGGCTCGATTTCGGCCTATGCGCCGCGGCCGAACTCGATCGCCTATACCGCGACCAAGCACGCCATCACCGGCCTGACCAAGACCTCCTCGCTCGACGGGCGCAAATACGACATCGCGGTGGGCCAGGTCGATATCGGCAATGCGCTGACCGAGATGGCGCAGCGCATGACGCAAGGCGTGCCGCAGGCGGATGGCTCGATCAAGATCGAGCAGGTCATGGACGTGAACCATGTCGCGACCTCGGTGCTGCACATGGCGAGCCTGCCGATCGAGGCGAATGTGCAGTTCATGACGGTGATGGCGTCGAAGATGCCTTTCGTCGGGCGCGGGTGA
- a CDS encoding XRE family transcriptional regulator, with protein sequence MKAISPVDTPNLLRSIRRDLGWSLDQTAARTGVSKAMLGQIERGESTPTVATLWKIATGLGVPMTALLEANREDGDVLLFRDASELRVRPAQEGMQRALLFPYEARFGFELYELTFAPAFESISEPHEIGVVEHVTVLHGEVELLVEEEWRPLKQGQSLRFPADRRHGYRNRTRDDAVVMDLIHYRFAPSSQR encoded by the coding sequence ATGAAGGCCATCAGCCCCGTCGACACGCCGAACCTGCTCAGGTCGATCCGGCGCGATCTTGGCTGGAGCCTCGATCAGACGGCAGCGCGGACCGGCGTCAGCAAGGCGATGCTGGGCCAGATCGAGCGCGGCGAATCCACGCCGACCGTCGCAACGCTTTGGAAGATCGCCACGGGTCTAGGGGTGCCCATGACCGCACTGCTGGAGGCCAATCGCGAGGACGGTGATGTCCTGCTGTTTCGCGACGCCAGCGAACTTCGCGTGCGCCCGGCGCAGGAAGGCATGCAACGCGCGCTCCTGTTTCCATACGAGGCGCGATTTGGTTTCGAACTCTACGAGCTCACCTTCGCGCCCGCTTTCGAGAGCATCTCCGAGCCGCACGAGATTGGCGTCGTGGAGCATGTCACCGTCCTGCACGGCGAAGTTGAATTGCTGGTGGAGGAGGAGTGGAGGCCGCTCAAGCAGGGGCAATCGCTGAGGTTCCCCGCCGATCGTCGGCACGGTTATCGAAACCGGACGCGCGATGACGCCGTCGTCATGGACCTGATTCACTACCGGTTCGCACCGAGCTCCCAGCGCTGA
- a CDS encoding acetyl-CoA carboxylase biotin carboxylase subunit, translating to MSIAARLPSILIANRGEIACRVIRTARRLGLRTIAVYSDADAEALFVEMADEAWHIGPSPARESYLDAETILAVAKQANAACIHPGYGFLSENADFAEACAKAGIVFVGPPASAIRAMGLKDAAKALVEKANVPVVPGYHGAEQGADFLRAEARRIGYPVLIKAVAGGGGKGMKKVDRPEDFDEALASAQREGKNAFGDARVLVEKYVLSPRHVEIQVFGDSHGNVVHLYERDCSLQRRHQKVIEEAPAPGMSAEVRAAMGKAATEAAKAVGYVGAGTVEFIADGREGLRADRFYFMEMNTRLQVEHPVTEAITGLDLVELQLKVAAGEPLGFSQADVTATGHAVEARLYAEDPEKGFLPSTGKLWALRFPEGEGIRIDTGVEAGDTVTPFYDPMIAKVIAHGATRDEALDRLGAALGETIVAGPRTNLAFLKALTEAQGFREGPFDTGFIERNISGLGAEPQPLDAAAVAAAALQLEEERQADGLLAAAGRSDSEARSPWLVADGFSLMPQPALGLALLVDGERIEARIEWHEEGARVSLPAHEIGEGEHEIVLAQAERGTYLALHRGRQTAVALFDPFSVDLDAAAGTGGVIKAPMHGKLIALFVTAGEAVVKGQRLAIVEAMKMEHVLVAPRAGTVTEVAGEAGAQVAEGAKVVVLGE from the coding sequence ATGTCGATCGCCGCCAGACTGCCCTCCATCCTGATCGCCAATCGCGGCGAAATCGCCTGCCGCGTCATCCGCACCGCCCGGCGATTGGGCCTGCGCACCATCGCGGTCTATTCCGATGCGGATGCCGAGGCGCTGTTCGTCGAGATGGCCGACGAGGCCTGGCATATCGGGCCCTCGCCGGCGCGCGAAAGCTATCTCGACGCCGAGACAATCCTGGCTGTGGCGAAACAGGCGAATGCGGCCTGCATCCACCCGGGCTATGGCTTTCTCTCCGAGAACGCCGATTTCGCCGAGGCTTGCGCCAAGGCCGGCATTGTTTTTGTCGGACCGCCGGCCTCGGCCATCCGGGCCATGGGCCTGAAGGATGCCGCCAAGGCATTGGTCGAGAAGGCCAATGTGCCGGTGGTGCCGGGCTATCACGGCGCCGAGCAGGGCGCCGATTTCCTGCGCGCGGAAGCACGGCGCATCGGCTACCCCGTCTTGATCAAGGCGGTCGCGGGCGGCGGCGGCAAGGGCATGAAGAAGGTCGATCGGCCCGAGGATTTCGACGAAGCGCTCGCCAGCGCCCAGCGCGAAGGCAAGAACGCCTTTGGCGATGCGCGCGTGCTGGTCGAGAAATATGTGCTCTCACCGCGCCATGTCGAAATCCAGGTCTTTGGCGACAGCCATGGCAATGTCGTCCACCTCTATGAGCGCGACTGCTCGCTGCAGCGCCGCCACCAGAAGGTGATCGAGGAGGCGCCGGCGCCGGGCATGAGCGCGGAGGTCCGCGCCGCCATGGGCAAGGCCGCGACCGAGGCCGCCAAGGCCGTCGGCTATGTCGGGGCCGGCACGGTCGAGTTCATCGCCGATGGCCGCGAAGGCCTGCGCGCCGACCGCTTCTATTTCATGGAGATGAATACGCGCCTCCAGGTCGAGCATCCCGTGACCGAGGCGATCACCGGGCTTGATCTGGTCGAGCTCCAGCTCAAGGTCGCGGCCGGCGAGCCGCTCGGTTTCAGCCAAGCCGATGTCACTGCCACCGGCCATGCGGTCGAGGCCAGGCTTTATGCCGAGGATCCCGAAAAGGGCTTCTTGCCCTCGACCGGTAAGCTCTGGGCACTGCGCTTTCCCGAAGGCGAGGGCATCCGCATCGATACCGGCGTCGAGGCCGGCGATACGGTGACGCCGTTCTACGATCCCATGATTGCCAAGGTGATCGCCCATGGCGCGACGCGCGATGAGGCTCTGGACAGGCTTGGCGCGGCGCTGGGCGAGACGATCGTCGCGGGACCGCGCACTAATCTCGCCTTCCTGAAGGCGCTGACCGAGGCGCAAGGGTTTCGCGAAGGCCCGTTCGACACCGGCTTCATCGAGCGCAACATCTCAGGCCTCGGAGCAGAGCCGCAGCCGCTCGATGCCGCGGCCGTGGCCGCCGCCGCGCTGCAATTGGAGGAAGAGCGGCAGGCGGACGGGCTGCTGGCCGCCGCGGGGCGTTCCGATAGCGAGGCGCGCTCGCCCTGGCTCGTCGCGGATGGCTTCTCATTGATGCCGCAGCCGGCGCTGGGCCTGGCCCTGCTGGTCGATGGCGAGCGCATCGAGGCGCGGATCGAATGGCATGAGGAGGGCGCGCGCGTCAGCCTGCCCGCCCATGAGATCGGGGAGGGCGAGCACGAGATCGTGCTGGCCCAGGCTGAGCGCGGAACCTATCTCGCGCTGCATCGCGGCCGCCAGACGGCGGTTGCGCTGTTTGACCCCTTCAGCGTCGATCTCGATGCGGCGGCGGGCACTGGCGGCGTCATCAAGGCGCCGATGCATGGCAAGCTGATCGCGCTCTTCGTCACGGCTGGCGAGGCGGTGGTGAAGGGCCAGAGGCTCGCCATCGTCGAGGCGATGAAGATGGAGCATGTGCTGGTGGCCCCGCGCGCCGGCACCGTCACCGAGGTTGCGGGCGAGGCGGGGGCGCAGGTGGCCGAGGGCGCGAAGGTCGTGGTGCTGGGGGAGTAG
- a CDS encoding cation transporter, whose amino-acid sequence MSAAIARAYTRTIWGIALGILVFASGVVAWALAAGNAQLFKDGVDWVYDVALYGIAALVFGRDGRAEKLAALAIGAVMAVAGFHTLYDLWDKIARPRPIDLWALEFSAASAVIVAVLIVGLLWRFRGEDNPVIKATWLSSRNDVISTTGFAVMGLFARLAPVRWPEYLFDLFVAGLCFQATWAIWRSVRRLEAAKPDLQNKAATGAISRL is encoded by the coding sequence GTGAGCGCCGCCATCGCCCGCGCCTATACCCGCACCATCTGGGGCATCGCGCTCGGCATCCTGGTGTTCGCGTCGGGCGTCGTCGCCTGGGCGCTTGCCGCAGGTAATGCGCAATTGTTCAAGGACGGCGTCGACTGGGTTTATGACGTCGCGCTTTACGGTATCGCGGCGCTGGTCTTCGGCCGCGACGGGCGGGCGGAAAAGCTCGCCGCGCTCGCTATCGGCGCGGTAATGGCGGTGGCGGGCTTTCACACGCTCTACGACCTCTGGGACAAGATCGCGCGCCCGCGCCCGATCGATCTCTGGGCGCTGGAATTCTCCGCCGCGAGCGCGGTCATCGTCGCCGTCTTGATCGTCGGCCTGCTCTGGCGCTTCCGGGGCGAGGACAACCCGGTGATCAAGGCGACCTGGCTATCCTCCCGCAACGATGTGATCTCGACCACGGGCTTTGCCGTGATGGGGCTGTTCGCGCGATTGGCGCCCGTGCGCTGGCCGGAATATCTGTTCGATCTCTTCGTCGCAGGCCTGTGCTTCCAGGCGACATGGGCGATCTGGCGCTCGGTGCGCCGGCTCGAAGCCGCGAAGCCGGATTTGCAGAACAAGGCGGCGACAGGGGCGATCTCCCGGCTATAA
- a CDS encoding IS5 family transposase has translation MDPRLGANAKLAKIDGLIAWDRLAPLAGKLRQAETGRPPYAPLAMLKALYLQALYDLSDPGLEEALLDRLSFRRFCGFALDGGTPDETTLCRFRLAAAQAGVLEACFAEIGAQLSAKGLILKKGTLLDATIVQATHAAPSREAGLGKGHPREPGADWGKKNGKAHFGYKLHVGVDEGSGLIRTALVTSARIQDVEMAPGLVSGDEAAVYADRGYESKAQRAALKALGIKDRIMHRRHKHIAVLPRWLQRRNALIARRRAPVEAVFSAMKRLYGKARTRCHSFVANTADLIAFATVYNLRRATIIAGG, from the coding sequence TTGGACCCACGCCTGGGTGCGAACGCGAAGCTTGCGAAGATCGATGGGCTGATCGCGTGGGATCGGCTGGCGCCCTTGGCCGGCAAGCTGCGCCAGGCTGAGACGGGCAGGCCGCCTTACGCGCCGCTTGCGATGCTCAAGGCGCTCTATCTGCAGGCGCTTTACGATTTGTCGGATCCCGGCCTGGAGGAGGCGCTGCTGGACCGGCTGTCGTTTCGACGTTTCTGCGGGTTTGCGCTCGATGGCGGCACGCCCGACGAGACGACCTTGTGCCGCTTTCGGCTGGCGGCAGCGCAGGCGGGCGTGCTCGAGGCCTGCTTTGCCGAGATCGGCGCGCAGCTCTCGGCCAAGGGTCTGATCCTGAAGAAGGGCACATTGCTCGACGCCACAATCGTTCAGGCGACGCATGCTGCCCCGTCACGCGAAGCCGGGCTGGGCAAGGGCCACCCCCGTGAACCCGGCGCCGACTGGGGCAAGAAGAACGGCAAGGCCCATTTCGGCTACAAGCTGCATGTCGGCGTCGACGAGGGCTCGGGCCTGATCCGCACGGCGCTCGTGACCTCGGCGCGGATACAGGACGTCGAGATGGCCCCAGGGCTCGTCAGCGGCGACGAGGCCGCCGTCTATGCCGATCGCGGCTATGAGAGCAAGGCCCAGCGCGCCGCCCTGAAGGCCTTGGGCATCAAGGACCGGATCATGCATCGCCGGCACAAGCACATCGCTGTCCTGCCGCGCTGGCTGCAGCGCCGCAACGCCCTGATCGCGCGCCGCCGCGCTCCCGTCGAAGCTGTCTTCAGCGCCATGAAGCGCCTCTATGGCAAAGCCCGGACGCGATGCCACTCGTTCGTCGCCAACACCGCAGACCTGATTGCCTTCGCAACCGTCTACAATCTCCGGCGCGCCACCATCATCGCAGGCGGCTGA
- a CDS encoding NAD(P)-dependent oxidoreductase, producing MGGTTAAGGKPLSISGKLAHIPWRSGDLSRGRQVCIQVLVSGGNGRLARALSIVGGTRVHALSHAELDVTDAVAFETALTRLRPDVVINAAAISSVEASEIAPDHARAINALAPGRMAHACAQIGAPFIHISTDYVFGDATSRPWRESDPVSPINNYGRLKVEAEQNVLAVSEGVCVARVAWLFGDGKDFITHLLRGQDGIAKVASDQIGSPTPIFLLAKRLLELAQRMKERDAIPRILHLAGSPAVSRADWVDTAFQALQLAGRRTPKLLRVSMLDLGSAVQRPHYSALDCSLAANLFGGELDWRISTAQAETFADQLMPA from the coding sequence GTGGGCGGAACGACGGCGGCAGGCGGAAAGCCGCTATCCATCTCCGGCAAACTCGCTCACATTCCTTGGAGATCAGGCGACCTATCGAGGGGGCGACAGGTGTGTATCCAAGTTCTCGTTAGTGGCGGGAATGGCCGACTTGCGCGCGCACTGTCGATTGTTGGCGGGACCCGCGTGCACGCGCTATCGCACGCAGAATTGGATGTTACGGATGCGGTTGCCTTTGAGACTGCACTCACGCGGCTGCGCCCGGACGTTGTAATCAATGCAGCCGCCATTAGCAGCGTCGAGGCTTCGGAGATTGCACCAGATCATGCACGCGCGATCAACGCGCTCGCACCTGGTCGCATGGCACATGCGTGTGCACAGATCGGCGCGCCGTTTATTCACATTTCCACGGATTACGTTTTTGGCGACGCGACCAGTCGACCCTGGCGAGAATCGGATCCTGTGTCACCCATCAACAATTATGGTCGTTTGAAAGTCGAAGCCGAGCAAAACGTCCTCGCCGTCAGTGAAGGAGTCTGTGTAGCCAGGGTCGCTTGGCTGTTTGGCGACGGCAAAGACTTCATCACCCACCTTCTGCGAGGTCAGGATGGTATTGCTAAGGTCGCGAGCGATCAAATCGGCTCGCCAACTCCCATTTTCCTGCTTGCCAAGAGATTGCTGGAGTTGGCCCAGCGCATGAAAGAGCGAGACGCTATTCCTCGCATACTGCACTTGGCGGGATCGCCTGCGGTATCACGAGCCGACTGGGTTGATACAGCATTCCAAGCGCTTCAGCTCGCAGGAAGGCGCACGCCCAAGCTGTTGCGGGTCTCGATGCTCGACTTGGGCTCCGCCGTTCAGCGTCCCCATTACAGCGCCCTCGATTGCAGCCTCGCAGCTAACCTCTTTGGTGGAGAACTCGACTGGCGCATTTCGACGGCGCAGGCTGAAACGTTCGCTGATCAGCTCATGCCGGCTTAG